The DNA region CCGCCGGATGGTGGGCCGAGGATGGGCCGTGGGCGGGACCGCGGGAAAGAAGTGGGCCGGGTGGTCTGCTGGGCCAAATTTAGCACCAGAGCCTGTTTCGCCCCACCTAATGTTTAATTTTTTCCTAACTTTGCAGTGCACTATAAAAGGATCTCAAAATTTGAGGTGGGGCGATAGCCCACCTTGCCCCCACTGTGGGTCCGCCCCTGTCTCCCAGGATCCTCCCCCTCCCGCGCGCCGGCGCTGGCCCTGCTCTAcccccccctcccctcgcgcagCCGCCTGTCCTGCCCTGCTCTCCCCTCCCCCCCACGCGCGCCGGCGCTGGCCTACTCTGCTCCcccccacgcgcgccgccgctggcctGCCCTGCTCTCCCCTCCCTACGCGCGCCGGCGCTGGCCTGctcccccccgcgcgccgccggtggCCTGCTCCCTCTCCACCCTGCTTcccaccccccccccgcgtgcagccgccgctggcctgctccctctcccccctgctcccccccccccccgcgcgccgccggtggCCTGCTCCCTCTCCCCCCTGCTTCCCCCCCCACGCGCGCAGCCGCCGCTGGCCTGCTCCCTCtcccccctgctccccccccacCCCGCGCGCAGCCGCCTGTGCCTGCCCTGctctcctccccccccccccccccgcgcgccgccgctggcgctggcctgctccctctccccccctgctcccccccccccccccgcgcgcacAGCCGGCGCTGGACTGCTcccccaccccccacccccttccgcgccgccgctggcctGCTCCCTCTCCCcaccctgctccccccccccccccgcgcgcgcagccgccgctggcctgctccctctccccccccccccccccgcgcagcCGCCGCTGGCCTGCTCCCCCCCCGGCGCGCCGGCGCTGGCCCCCCTCTccacccctgctcccccccccccccccgcgcacgcgcgggccggatctggggcggcggccggtctACAGGACGGCGGCCACCAAACCTAGCGAGCCACCATTGCTCCGGGCGTTCCTGTGCGGAGCAGAAGGGGGCCGGAGTGGAGGTGCCCGCCGGCGGCTGGATctggggcggcggccggagttcagggagaggagggggcggACGGAGTAGGGgggcggcggagcggagcgTGTGCGGGCGACTCACGGGGGGAGAAGGGGGATCGGGCGGGGGAGAAGGGCGCCTGGTTGTGTTCAGTGGCAATTGCGGGTAAATATTCTGCAAGTTCGTGGCGAGGTCTGTATCGTCGTTGCTTGAGAAGCGGTTTCAGAGCGCGGGGGAGCGGGTTCTATCCGATCCTTGCGTTCAACGTGAAAACAGGATCGATTCCATTAGCTCCCAGGAAGAATCGCTCCCCAAGAAACGTTGTTTGGCACGGATCCTTGGATTCTCAGCGAGAATCGGGAGCGGGGAGCCGTGCCAAACTGGCCCTTATTACACTTACATATGCTTCAGCGGTTGTTCTGGATTTTGGATGGTTCGCATCTAAGCACTGATTCGTTAGTGGAGACCGAATGCGGTTATCAATCGATGCTGCGATTTTCTTCAGTTCTCTGAATATGCGAAGTTTGCTTTTCACTTGATATCTTTTCACTTGGAGGTAAGTTCGCAATGAGCAATCTCGAGCCATCGGATTTCCACTATTGCGCTTTCTTCATCTGCCGGCCTCCTTGCTAAACTGATGGTGCATCAACTCTTGCCCCCCTCATCGGATTTATGTGTAACATTTGCCCCTGTGACATTCCTAGCTCTAGGACGCGATGGTCGGGAGCTTCTCGTTCTTGGCGTTGGCGCCGGCGGACTACATGCGGAGGCTGAGATCGTTGGCCTCGTCATAGACGACGTCATTGCACCGCACTGCCGCCGTCGCGGGGAGCAACGACGCATCAGCGAGGAGCAGGGTCGCCGCTGTTCCCTCGTTCATAAGCTGGAGGACGCCGAGGGATTCCTCCACAAtgtgcggcggcgcttcgccggagacaCCGGAAACTGGCGAGGTGGCGGAAGACAGGGGCACAAATGTAGCAGTGTGCTTCCGGTGGAGTTTGCGAAGGTCGAACGTAGCAGTTGTTGGAACTAGGTTTATACGAGGGATCAACTAGTTTGCACTCCTTCGTAAAGAGATATTttttataaatagatataatttttcatgaaagtTTCTGCACCTTTCGCGAAGGGGCTTCGCAAAGGGGTTATATATAAATATGTAATTATACTTCATTCAACCAATTAATAAATTATTTGTTGATTCCattctatttttattttctaCTTTCAATACGTTATCAGCCACATATCGCTCTCCACTGAGATCGAGAACATACGAACGAAGAAGCATGCTGCATCTTCAACACTGGCATGCTCTCATGGAGTTCGCTGGGCCAAGAAGAAGATTGGAAGAACGGCGGCCGCTCGCAGGCGACATGCTGGGCCAAGAAGAAGATCGCAAGAACAGCGGCCACGACGACGGGCGCCATCAACTTCATCGTCCACGAACTCGCCGTCGTCCTCCCGAACACAGGCCAGAGAGGGCAGGGATTGGAGATAAACTTCTTCACTTTTGATGCAGGGCGACACGTCTCCTCCTATGGCTTCACCAACAACGGCAATTCTGCATCCTACGCAGAGTTCAGCCATTGGAAGAAGAACAGCGGCAAGCCTCCGACCAGGAAACAAGAAGATCCACGACGATTGAGAAAAGGTGTTCTTGTCGCGCCACGGCATTCACGACGCTCACGGATGACATCGACGGCCACCGTATAGAACACGGCGGTGTTTCTGTACATGCATTCATCCTGCAAGCAGCACGACAACATTCCTACAGACGAGTTGCCGAGACGTCGGTTTTCGCGAGATAATGAACAAAAGCCAATCGCCCAGGCCAAGAACAGAAGAATAGAAGACTACCGGCCTTCTTCTCAACCTGTCTCTTCAATTTTGTTTCTTCCTTTATCTTGCATTGCTAATCCACGACTTGCAGCAGTACTTTAATGCTTTGGCCACTGCAAGAATAGATTCACGAGAATCGAAGACCAATGcacagaaagaaaaaaaaagagagagaacaGCGGCAAAAGTGCCTCAACGGTCAGAACCAGAGTTTCCAATCCGTGGTAAAGGCTTGAAAATACCTAACAAGCTTAATTAAATAAATCAACTTAATTAAGTACCAAATATCATATAATAATATGCTTAATTTAAGTGAAATTATATCCAAAAGATAAGTGTCACCTCATGATTTTGTACAAATAAAATTTCAAAATGTTATATATTGGACATACACAAGGTAGTACCTTATTACTACTGTGGGATATATATACAGACTGTCGTCAACGTGTGTATCCAATATTAAAGTTTGGGATGATTAATGATTACGCCTTTCTTTTCAGTGATTATCTTAATTCATATTTCATATTGGCCATATACAAGGTAGTATTATAATACTACTGCGGGATCTACACTATCATACAGTGATCATCCTCAAAGTGCGTACCCAATTTTGAATATGAATTAAATAAGATCTACACCAACATGGTAACCACCCCTATTAATATAGCACATATGAGTGGAGTCTAAGGTATCTATTGCGATGACGCCAAACTATGCCTATACCAACGAGTTTCTCGTCCACTAATGTGAGGTCTACACCATTTAGGTGACTACATTTAATGTGTTAAATTGCAAGTACATAATAACACAGTTGATATCTAGACTACGACTATTATTCACATTTGATAATAGCAATGATTTTTATCGCCTGTTAACTACACGTAGACCAAGAAGCATTTGGATCTATAAAATTTGCATATATAAAGTCAAGACTCATCTTGAATTCAAATCATTTTGCTTAGTTAAATAGCAGAAAATTGTGCAATATATTTTGGTGACTGTCTTCACTCAAATAAATTGAGTCTATATTTTGACAATGATCATTGCATCATCTATTTATTATAGAATAGAGTTCAAAACAATAGCAGTGATCTTTTGTCACTTTATCAATTATTGGATAGTCCTCTTATAATCAAGCATCGCCTTGGTTAAAAAATATGCACATCAATATTGTATGCTATGTAATTTACGGTCAAAGTAAATTAATTATATACATGATCAACTCGTGTAGGATATGGCTAATGTTTCCATAATGGAAATTTTTTCCCTGAACTCGTATCAAATGGGATTAATTCTTCAGTACAGGCACTAGATATGAATGATACCAATGGGATGCTCATGACACCATTATCACCATAGCTCTACCCAAAAAATGTGCCAACCCATTCCTAAAATACCACACATGCAACATCGTGTGTTCCATCTaatcattttttttaaaaaaaagatgaGTATTCATAGGAGCAAGGTCCATCAACTTTTGCAATTTCATTCGGAATTGCCAACAAAGAATGTAGTATTGTCTAAAATATAAGTAATTGTTTTCTTAGTCATCTATCATGATTTTAAGTTGAACGGTAATTTATAAAGCAATGGATCTCTAAAACACATATGATGTCAGTAATGGCCAGTCTCACACTTGTCCAAATGTGTGGTTGTATAGCTTACATGCATACTAAATTAAATATTTGGTTGAATCATTCCACCAATCCATTGGAGGTAGTCGAGTTTCAGAGGATAAGTTTGAAGCTCACTTCAACAAATGATACCACAAAAGTCTCCATATTATCCTGGAATTAACATTAGTTGAATTTTATACTACTACGCGTAGTATATTGTCCATCATAGATATCATATAATTATACATGATATTTATATCTTGTATGAGTTAAAATTCATACTAAAATTAATTTGGATCCAACCAAATAGAAAAGAAAATTTGTTTAGTGGAGCACTGCACAGCTAATTGACGTAGAGATCATACTCTCCTTACGGATATTCAATACCGCGATATGTTTTTCACGATATCCATTTATATGATTTCATATTGAAATCTAATACTAAGGGTGATGATGAAATATCATCACTCAACTTGGTATAATGGATATGAAAACTAAAATACTTATAAAAAATCTTTTCATAGCATCTGGAGTGTATTATGCATACATCAATCCCATATTACATGTTGCGTGCAAAATAATTTTTCAATCTTAATAGAAGACATGGCATGATAGTATTGGCCATTTCGCATAAAGAATAATAAGAAAAAATATTATCAATATTATTGATCATGGCATATATTTTTGTAGTCCTCAGATTCTATGTACACCTCATGTGTCATAAGGGAATTGGTTTTAAGATTCTATTATCTAAAAACTTGAAAAATGAGCCATTTAATGGATGTAGTTACTCTAAAATGCTTGTTAACGTATTCAAAAATAGTTTCACATGTGTTACCGTTTTCATCTTCCGTAGGGGCCTTTAGTCTTTTGATAATTGCTCGTATTTTAATTAGATCAAATTATCCCGGACAAGGAATCAAATCCAATCTCATGGAATTATTTGATTTTGAGAACTATAACATTGAGTACTCTATGTCCATATTAATTATTGGCTATTTGAATCTCATGAAATAGAATTGCAATTTATCTTGGCAAATACGGAGTTACACACCATATTATTATAACAAATTTGTTAGACTACAATCATCCAGCTCCCTCCGTTGCAGTTAGTACATGGAGTTTTGGCCTCAGCCAAATATTTCTTATCTGCATGTCGGATATGTTTTACACATCGAGATCACCACCTCAGTATACATTAATGGCATTGAGGATCTATAAGAGGTATTATTATCCATCATAAGTACTTTTGATCGCTCATGCAGGATTAATTTACAGCACTATTGAGGGTAATTTCTGGCATTAGGGGGAGATAAATACCATATATATAATACCATAAATCTAAAGTGAATGGTATATAAATTCAATTCTCAGATCCACGTACGCACTAAAGAATATCTGAAGCACAATTCAGAACATCTTATATTTGTAGCACATTACAAATAGTCTGCCAAATGCATTTACTTATCAAAAGTATCATCATATCTGATCTCTATTGATAATGTACCAGAAAGAGTGGAGTACCTAACAAATCACTCAGCTCCCAAGTCAAAATAAGAGGGCGAGAAGTATGGTAATTAGGGATATAGCTTATTTCAAGCATCAACGAAAATAGGGGAGGGATCCTCCAGGATGGTAAATGCGAATCAACATTATGCATGTTGTTAACACTTTGTGGATATTCATATCCAAAGCCTATGAATGTTGCTTAACATTTAAAAGCCCAGTGCACATAAATTCAGGCACTGGGTCAATGGAACACCCTAACTCCATCATCGTGGGAAATGAGATAGAGTTCTGGAGGGTGGATATTTTCACAAGCTATATTGTGGGTTCTATCGAATCAATCATACAAAGATTACAAATTATTGATATATACTCCTTATCAAAATTATCATTAGATGGATTCAGACCAAAAGTCCTAGGCAGAGTGTCGAAACactcaaaatttgatcaaatcaaAGCTGAAAATTAGGGAGAAGTGTTCTCATTCAATGATGAGAAGTATTCAGGATAGAAATATCTTCTCATATTGCATTCTTTATGAAAGCAAGGTGGTGAAATAGCGAGAACTTGTAGTACATGGTTTCACGCAGAGAGTGAGCAATATACCCGTATGGTATGTGTAAAAATTATATTCCCATATTCAATCGTTAGCAACATATATTATGTTTGTAACATAATATATTAAAGTTGCAACATATATTATGTTTGATAGATTCATATATACAATGGATTTTGTTTTCTAAATCAAAATTGAAGTTGCAACATATATTATGTATAAATCAAGTTATGGGGACTTTTAGTTGATGTGGTACAACTAACCAAATGAGTATCTTTCATGCATGAATTATTTTAATATGATTGCATATGTGTGTATATAAAGAAATTTCAAAATGAATTTTATCATCTCAACacacaagcaagcaagcaatcATTTTAATATGGATTTTGAGTTGAAATTTGGGTAAAACCAAACTGTACTTAACTCTACAACTTAAGCATGTACAACAGTTTACCAATATACAATTAATATTGTACACCAATATTCAAGATTATATCCATCAACACTTGTGGTCAGCCAATCCCTAAAGATGGATCATTTTCTATAAAGACCGTGGGATGACATTCTTAGTGCCATCAAAATGCTTATGTATCCTACAAATTGCGATAGGCCTAATACTGCATTTGTAGATATTTTGATATAGCTCAAGATAGCGCAACAACTTAATAACACCATATAGGTGGGAGTCAAAGAGGATATCCACATATATCAAATAGTACAAAAAATATTTTGATTTATTAGGAATAAATCAAGATGTGACAGAAGTAGGATATAAAAAAAAACTGGCTAATTAATCCTCATATTGTCAGACTACTGATGTTATGGTAATGAAATTTACATTGGAGTTATAAAAATAAATTCTAATAGTAACTTCATCTGTCATTCCAAAGCATTATATATATTCATATAATTTTACTGAATTATTAATTGTGATTCCTTCGAATCAGTTCTATCATCTACAATGATAATACGACTCGTACTGCTTAGATGATAAAAGGTTATACAAAAGCAGTATTACTAAATCTATTGTTAAACATCTTGCAAAATTAGATGATAAGATAATGTTGTGAGATTCACtacaaagttattacaaactacTACATTATAGAAGTGTAATTCTAAAATCTAAAATCGGTATAACCTGTTCAAACATCATATTGTACTCCTTTTCTATATATGAGTTTTTCCTTGAATGGTTTCTCATAAAAATTTTAATGAGGCAATATCAATACAAGAATATATGTCATATCTCCTATTTTCCCCCATCGGGGTTTTTAAAGGTGATATTTAAGATATATTGGATGTCATATCTTCTATTTTCCCTACAAAAGTTTTTAAGGGATATCAAAGGCATATTATTCCTCCTCATATTTTCCCATTAGATTTCGGGAAGGTTATTTGTATATGATCCGCATATCATATTATTGGAAAACTTGCTTATAATTTTCTCATTTCGAGGTTTTCTCATATGAGTTTGGGATGAGACAATAATCTATATATGCTAtattattttcttatattttccCACTAGGTTTTAAAGACTTTTTAATGGCATATAAATATACGATTTGGTTTCTTCTCAGATTTTTTCCACAGAATTTTTGGAGGAGTTTTTCCCATACAATAATGAAGGATGATTGAACAATGGTTACAAGAAGCTAATTGATCAGGAGAAGCGTTAGAATTAAGTTTATATTAATGATTAATTAGTTTGCACCTCTTCATAGAGAGATACCTCTTAGTAGATATATATGATCTTTCACGAAAATTTGTGGACCTTTCACGAAAAGATCTGAATCCCCAAGGAATATGTCTTTTGAACACACCCTTCaccatatataaatatataatcatattgttcattcaatcaataAATAAATAATTTGTTCATTCGCTCTTTATTTTCTACTTTCAACAGCAGTCTGGCACCGTCTGCGTATTCTACGTGGGCTGGGCTCTCTTAACTGTGGGCCTCGTTGGGCTTATCAGTGGGCTGGGGCCGCTGCTCTTTCTTAGCCCAAACAAGCATTAGCCTGGGGATAAataaaagaaaggaaaagaagcaAAATGGAAGCGGAGGGTAACACTGAACACAACAAGCACCAGTGCATCAACTCACTCTCGTTTGCatataaaaaaaaaactcacTCTCATTTGTGGAGATTGAATGGAGTTAGCAATTGTTGATGCCGTGGTTGTCTTCAGACCCTGAACATTTTGTTTCATCTGATATGCTTTTTCCTTTTTCAGCATGTCTGTAAAGCCTAGCTGTTTCGACAAAACCCGGGCGGTTCTAAACCCGAGTTCTGAAAGAACTTGAGGAATCAAACTCATGTGAATCTTTGCATCACTTTCCTTTTCTAACTAATGTAAGGCGACCTtgttcttttattaatttcctCATTGGCTTCTGGATCCGTGGCTGGGCATCCTGAATTCCTGATGGGCGATGGCCCTCTCTCTGATGGTAAATTACAAAGCAGTCACTATATTCTGCACCTCCTTCGTGAtccctttttttttaaaaaaaaagaaaacaccTTCATGATACTACAGACGCGGAGCGCACAAAATATGGCTTGGAGGAAGATAAGATTGTGCTCGACTGCTCGTCCTAGTCCCATGGTCATATTCTTCAGGGAGTCGTCCTTTACATGTCTTTTTAAAAATGCAGAAACTTTGCACCATCACCTATGCAAAAGAAAACTATTTGTGGCCATGCTGCGTCTGTCTAATTCGGCACCCTTTTCACCCTGTGTGGTCAGATTGTAATCCCACTTCATATTTGCTGGGAACAGGTTTTTTTTCACTCTATACACATTAGTTACCGGAACAAAATTAATGGCACAGCTTGCAGAGATGAACTGGACTTAAATTAGCAGTGGTATTTCGTTTTTTGAACCAAGAGAACAAAAGTAACATGCGAATCTCTAGTACTCTTCGGCACGTAAAggaacaaaaagaaaaaaaaagacatcTGTATCATATTAGTTTCTTGAAGTAAAATCAATTGCCTTCCACCGATCAATTTACAAAAAATGGAAGAACCTGATAGACCCAAATCTGCCCGCATCTACCACCTCCTCCGGCACTGCGCCGGCGCCACCCGCGAACGCGTCGTGGCACTCGGTGCTGCAGGACGCCGGTTTCTGCTCCACGGCGCCCGCGCCCCACGGGTACGTCTCCGACCGCCGTAGCACGGGTGGGTTGCTGATCTCCGGGGGCgtgcctcgccgcgccgcggcgCTGGAGGAGGGCGAGCCGCCGCTGGCAttggtggccgccgccgccgccgcgaccgacGGTGGTTCTTGCGCCGCCGGCCCGGACGACGAGTCGAAGCAGATGGAGACGGCCTTCCCCGACGAGGTCTGCAGCTGGAACTCGgagggggagagggggaggaagGCGCTGTTGCACGAGTGCTCGTTGTAGTAGGTGACCGCGTACAATGGCGGGTCGCTGTGGTCCTTCTGCTGCACCTGCTTCGTGGCCGGGCAGTTCATGTTGTCCTTGTAGGTGCATCTGTAGTAGTATCTGCAGCAAACGTGGGGGAGGAAATCAAACTTGTGAGCGAAATGACCATGAAAAGATCCAGCTTTTCTTTTGGCTTCAAACATTTCTTCAAATTTGTCTGTATATTACGGTACGGCCGATTTGGATGCGGTAAATGGGAGTAAAGTGAAAGAAGGTTGTGGCTAATAAAGGTGGATTCTTTGCCGGTCGTGGTAGATTTCTCAAAACACGGGCAGATGCAGATTTTTTTTTCAGGAACAAACGAGGACGAAACGAAACAAAAAGATAGAATATAGATGTCCATCCGTTCGGACCTGGGGAAGTTGGTGTTGTTGATCTTCTTCTCGCCGTACTTCCTCCATTGGTGGCCGTCGTTGTGCGGCGCGAAGGTGTCCACCTTCCTCATGCGCTTCTCCTTCCTGCCAAGATTTCATTTTTTCCCCCAGAAAAAGGGAAACACAAATCAGGCGCCGCCCACTCCGAACTGAACCGCGGCAACAGCAAAGATCATCCAGAGAAACGGAAGCCCCAGCGGCAGTTGTTACCTCGAATTGATCTGCGACTGATGCGAGCTCGGCGCCGGAGACATTGTTCCCGGTGGAAGAAGAAATCAAGAAATGCGGGGAGCGAGGGCGGAGGGGACGCGGCCGGCCGTGGAGGAGAGAGCAGGCAGGCCGGAGCGCTTTTAATTCGGAAGCGTACTTGACCAGCCTTCAGGGCAGCAGACGAGCACCCCTTTTTAGCTTCGCCGCTTAACAGCTTAACAACACatgagaggaagagagagagagagagagagagaagaggaactCGATAATAATTGAACCCTCGCGGCCATATAAAACTCCCCGAAACCGAGACCAAGAACGATGCAAAGATTATCTTGGCCTCCGGGCGTATCGCTGTCACGTGCCCCCGCGCACCGACGGGCGACCCCTCCCTGAGAAATTTCCCTGCGCCTTCTCCAGAGCCCCCAGCGCAGCAGTGCCGGAGGCCGGAGCGGCGTACAAGTGGCCTCGGGTGATGTGTCGCCCGTGTTTGTTTATTGCCCTAAGCACTGTCATCGATCTCGCAACTTGGGCTAAAAATAAGCCTCCGGCTGATCGGAACTCGGGCTATTGTAGTATATCTACATCTTTTTCCGGCCGGACCGGTTCAAAATCTTGTTTCCAAAATGGAAGTTGAGGTGGTGGCACATGAtggagaaaagaaggaaaaaaagaaaaaggggaacCAGTTGGGCTTGACCTGATTGATGCCTTTCCCTGGCGGAGGCCAGAGGAATCGTCTCGTTGCTTGGGAAGGAGGGCGACTAGCTGCTGCTCTCTCTGCCGAATGCTGATACCTACCGCGCGTCCCGATGGAGGATCGCTCGCCGGGGTTTTTTTAAAAAGACCTGCACATGCCGGAGGCCAAGTTGGGGCGGGAAGGAATCTCTCCTTTGCTCGCTTTCTTCCCGCCGAGTTTTTTTAGGACCCCCGGCGATGGACGTGAGCTCAGCTCTGATGTTACCCGCCCCCACTGGGTCTTAGTTAAAACCAACCCCGGCCACCGGCGATTGGATCGCCGGGCGGGCGCCCGGTCACGGGACCATCCACGCGGCCACTAGTTTAAGCGCGCAGTCCCGCAGCTGGGAGGCAACCGGGCCCAATTGGCCGCGCATCACGACTCACGACGGTGATAAGCATCGCTCGCTGGGCTAGCTCAGTACTTGTAGTGGTTGATTTGGCCGTTGATGCTTGCTCGAGTCAAGTGGCGGCCATGACGCGGTAAAAAAAGAATGCAGAGAACGCAGCAGCGGTAAAAGGAGCGCCTAAAGAAAAGGAATGTTGAGAGGAATGCACCATCTGTTTTCCTGTGCGGTGAGAATGACAGCCACGGagataattaattaattaattagtctATCCGGAACTGGCGGACGGATGGACCATGGACGGACGCACATGAAAGATGAAACCCTAGCTCCGGGGCCAGCGAAGTCAGAGGAGAAGAACGGGAGGGGGCAGGCTAACAGGCGCGCCAGATGGCTTAGTTTAATGCCGCACATCACTGAATAAGACTCCGTTTAGCCGAGAGGTCTGACTTTCTACCCGGCCTCGCAACCCGCTGGGCTAAAGTATCCGGGAGCAGTTAGTCCtgctcttctcttctcttctcttccctTCTTCCCTTGGGATTTACTATATTTACAAATACTTTGAACAGCGGTCTACTATACCCGAAAATAAAGAAGGCTAGAGGAAGACTGGGACACGCTA from Panicum hallii strain FIL2 chromosome 9, PHallii_v3.1, whole genome shotgun sequence includes:
- the LOC112873767 gene encoding probable WRKY transcription factor 35, with amino-acid sequence MSPAPSSHQSQINSRKEKRMRKVDTFAPHNDGHQWRKYGEKKINNTNFPRYYYRCTYKDNMNCPATKQVQQKDHSDPPLYAVTYYNEHSCNSAFLPLSPSEFQLQTSSGKAVSICFDSSSGPAAQEPPSVAAAAAATNASGGSPSSSAAARRGTPPEISNPPVLRRSETYPWGAGAVEQKPASCSTECHDAFAGGAGAVPEEVVDAGRFGSIRFFHFL